The genomic interval AATCGATCTTAGTTTACTAACGTCCCACGACCATGCCATTCAACAGGCCGAAATTCAGCGCCTTGACTACGCCTGCCGCGAAATCGGCTTTATCTATCTGACCAATACCGGTATTTCCCAGAGCTTGATGCAGGAAATTTTTGTGGCGGCAAAGCGTTTTTTTGCCTTACCGCAGGAAGAAAAGCAAAAGATCGATATTGGTACCAGCCCCAACCACAGAGGGTATGGCTCGATTGGTAAAGAAAAGCTCGATGAAGGCAATCTGTCTGATTGGAAAGAAACATTTGATATGGCGTTGGATTTGCCACCTGATCATCCAATGGTTAGCAAGTATTCCAAAATGTATGGCCCCAACCGTTACCCCCAGGATCCAGCCATAGTAGATACCTTGCTCAACTATTATCAGGCTGCGTTCACCGCATCTCAGAGTTTATTGATGGCTATGGCCAAAGCGTTAAAACTGGAAGACGATTTTTTTACTCGTTGTTTCAATACTCATGTAACCGTTTTAAGGCTTATCCATTACCCGCCGAGACCGACGATGGAACAT from Gynuella sunshinyii YC6258 carries:
- a CDS encoding isopenicillin N synthase family dioxygenase, which produces MSLPLIDLSLLTSHDHAIQQAEIQRLDYACREIGFIYLTNTGISQSLMQEIFVAAKRFFALPQEEKQKIDIGTSPNHRGYGSIGKEKLDEGNLSDWKETFDMALDLPPDHPMVSKYSKMYGPNRYPQDPAIVDTLLNYYQAAFTASQSLLMAMAKALKLEDDFFTRCFNTHVTVLRLIHYPPRPTMEHDNGAGAHTDYGCVTLLLQDQVGGLQVRARNGEWLDAPPVEGALVVNIGDLMQRWTNDEYVSTAHRVKASMPGVHRYSVPFFVEPDYETMVACVASCQSEQKPAKYEPIYSGDWIQSRFDATYAYRQGE